In the genome of bacterium, the window TGAGCGTGGTCTCGCGCGGCTCGCCGCCGGCGGCCGCGAGGGCCGCGAAGACCTCGGGCAGTCGGCGCGAGGCCTGCGGCAGGTCCAGCGTGATGCCCTCGGCGTCGGCGACGATCTCGCCCACGCCGGCCAGGCCGCTGAGCCCGCGCCGTACGGCCTCGGGCTCGAAATGGCCGCTGATGCGCAGGATGTCGCGCTCGCCGAGCTGGGCGCGCAGCTCGTCCATCGTGCCCATGGCAATCACGTGGCCGCGGTCGACGATCGCCAGCTCGTCGCAGAGCTTCTCGGCTTCCTCCATGTAGTGCGTCGTGTACAGGACGCAGGCGCCGCCGGCGGCGAGCTCGCGCACGAGCTCGAGCAGGCGCACGCGGCTCTGCGGGTCGACGCCGACGGTGGGCTCGTCCAGGAGCAGCACCTTCGGCGCGTGGACGATGCCGCAGGCGAAGTTCAGGCGCCGCTTCATGCCGCCGCTGAAGCGCTTGACCGGCTCCTTGGCGCGGTCGACGAGCTCGACGCGTTCGAGCGCGGCGGCCACCCTCGCCTTCAGCGCCGCGCCGCCGAGGCCATAGGCGCCGCCCCAGTAGTCGAGGTTCTCGCGCGCGGAGAGCTCTTCGTAGAGCGCCAGCTCCTGGGGCACGACGCCGAGGGCCGCGCGCGCGGCGGGGCCCTCGCGCTGCACGTCGTGGCCCATCACGCTGACGTGGCCGGCGGTGGGCTTGAGCAGGCCCGAGATGCAGCCGAGCGTGGTGGTCTTGCCGGCGCCGTTGGGCCCGAGCAGGCCGAAGATGCGCCCCGGCTCGGCGCGGAAGCTGATGCCGTCGACGGCGCGCATCTCGCCGTAGTGCTTGCTGAGCTTGTCGACGTTGATCACGGATCATCTCCCGAAGCGGGTTCGGCGTCGGCGCTCGCGGGCTGCCACCGGCTCTCCGCCACCGGCACGCCGCGCAGCAGGAAACGAAGGGCCAGGCGGTAGGCCATCAGGACGAGTAGA includes:
- a CDS encoding ABC transporter ATP-binding protein; this encodes MINVDKLSKHYGEMRAVDGISFRAEPGRIFGLLGPNGAGKTTTLGCISGLLKPTAGHVSVMGHDVQREGPAARAALGVVPQELALYEELSARENLDYWGGAYGLGGAALKARVAAALERVELVDRAKEPVKRFSGGMKRRLNFACGIVHAPKVLLLDEPTVGVDPQSRVRLLELVRELAAGGACVLYTTHYMEEAEKLCDELAIVDRGHVIAMGTMDELRAQLGERDILRISGHFEPEAVRRGLSGLAGVGEIVADAEGITLDLPQASRRLPEVFAALAAAGGEPRETTLTRPSLESLFIKLTGRELRE